The following proteins come from a genomic window of Candidatus Hydrogenedentota bacterium:
- a CDS encoding family 78 glycoside hydrolase catalytic domain, whose translation MSTLFKCILALMLLTQFAPAAETTPVEWTGQWIAGAGTELPLLRKPFEIRDKKTVRATAWVCGLGQFELYLNGQKCGDHFLDPGWTNYRKTCLYVPFDVTALLKPGANALGVMLGNGMYNVTGGRYTKFTGSFGEPKLMLQLKVEYEDGSADTFQSDATWRSAPSPITFSCIYGGEDYDARLEQSGWSTADFDDATWKAVRVVEGPGGVLREQDFPPVKVARTLKPVTVTRKSPGEYVVDLGENLSARPILRVKGAAGQSVTIQVSELPDAPWKGHAYTYTLKGGGEEFFAPRFTYFGFQYLFVSGADRTEEVTEPGARPILLDIGADFVTSSARPVGAFQCDNALLNDIESMINRSVRSNLQSVLTDCPHREKLGWLEVSHLMGPSIAYHFDIAALYRKICRDTTESQLDNGLVPDIAPEYTRFQGGFFESAEWGSASVQLPWFLYRWYGDREILARQFDTMLRYTRYLASTRDGKGLAKAGLGDWYDWTPEKGHVGPAQLTPPELTATAMLFDDARIMATVATQLDRPDVADEFNALANEVRRDFLAAYYDSATHSVSTGSQTALAVGLFFRLVPDEDRPAVLNNLVAAVESMAYRPTIGEVSFRFLVQSLAEGGRSDVLFKILNRTDPPGYGVMLRKYNLKTLSERWDKPGESLNHCMFGQVQEWFQGHLLGIRQADTSVGFEHLRIAPNPVGDLAHAEGYFDGPRGRIDVRWERSPGHFLLEVTIPPNTTADLIIPQHLGAPGITPELPRRTENASNVFSAGPGHYTIDCGTQ comes from the coding sequence ATGTCCACCCTTTTCAAATGCATTCTCGCTTTGATGCTTTTGACCCAGTTCGCCCCGGCCGCCGAGACTACACCGGTCGAGTGGACGGGCCAATGGATCGCGGGCGCGGGCACGGAACTGCCTCTGCTGCGCAAACCCTTCGAGATCCGGGACAAGAAAACTGTCCGGGCGACCGCGTGGGTCTGCGGGCTGGGCCAATTCGAGCTTTACCTGAACGGGCAGAAATGCGGCGACCACTTCCTGGACCCCGGCTGGACCAACTACCGGAAGACCTGTCTCTACGTGCCTTTCGATGTCACGGCGCTGCTGAAACCGGGCGCCAATGCCCTTGGCGTCATGCTGGGCAACGGCATGTACAACGTCACCGGCGGACGCTACACGAAGTTCACCGGTTCCTTCGGCGAGCCCAAACTCATGCTCCAGTTGAAAGTGGAGTACGAGGACGGGAGCGCCGACACCTTCCAATCCGATGCGACCTGGCGGAGCGCGCCGAGCCCCATCACCTTCAGTTGCATTTACGGCGGCGAGGACTATGACGCGCGCCTTGAACAATCCGGCTGGAGTACAGCGGACTTCGACGACGCAACTTGGAAAGCGGTCCGCGTGGTGGAAGGGCCCGGCGGGGTACTGCGCGAACAGGACTTCCCGCCCGTCAAGGTGGCGCGCACGCTGAAGCCGGTGACCGTCACGCGCAAGAGCCCCGGCGAGTATGTTGTCGATCTGGGCGAGAATCTCTCCGCCCGTCCGATCTTGAGGGTGAAAGGCGCGGCGGGGCAATCCGTCACCATTCAGGTTTCCGAACTTCCCGATGCCCCCTGGAAGGGCCACGCCTACACCTACACCCTGAAAGGCGGTGGGGAAGAGTTCTTTGCGCCGCGCTTTACCTACTTCGGCTTTCAGTACCTCTTTGTCTCGGGCGCCGATCGAACAGAGGAGGTTACCGAGCCTGGCGCGCGACCGATATTGCTCGATATCGGCGCGGACTTCGTCACCAGTTCGGCGCGGCCCGTGGGTGCGTTTCAGTGCGACAACGCGCTCTTGAACGATATCGAATCCATGATCAACCGGTCGGTCCGCAGCAACCTCCAGAGCGTGCTCACCGACTGTCCCCACCGCGAAAAACTCGGCTGGCTCGAAGTATCCCACCTGATGGGGCCTTCCATCGCCTACCATTTCGACATCGCGGCGCTGTACCGCAAGATATGCCGCGACACCACCGAGTCCCAGCTCGACAATGGCCTGGTACCGGACATCGCGCCGGAATACACGCGCTTCCAAGGCGGATTCTTTGAGTCCGCTGAATGGGGCAGCGCCTCGGTGCAACTGCCCTGGTTCCTCTATCGCTGGTACGGCGACCGGGAGATCCTGGCGCGGCAGTTTGACACCATGCTTCGCTACACCCGCTATCTCGCGAGCACCCGAGACGGGAAAGGGCTCGCCAAGGCCGGCCTGGGCGACTGGTACGACTGGACCCCGGAGAAGGGCCACGTGGGTCCCGCCCAACTGACGCCGCCGGAACTGACTGCGACGGCCATGCTTTTCGACGACGCGCGCATCATGGCGACGGTGGCGACGCAGCTTGACAGACCCGATGTCGCCGACGAATTCAACGCCCTCGCGAATGAAGTGAGGCGGGATTTCCTGGCCGCGTATTACGACAGCGCCACCCACTCCGTATCGACCGGCAGCCAGACCGCGCTGGCCGTGGGGCTCTTCTTTCGACTGGTGCCCGACGAGGATCGGCCCGCCGTGTTGAATAACCTCGTCGCGGCGGTGGAGTCTATGGCGTACCGGCCCACCATCGGCGAAGTAAGTTTTCGCTTCCTCGTCCAGAGCCTGGCCGAGGGCGGGCGCTCCGATGTGCTGTTCAAGATTCTCAATCGCACGGACCCGCCGGGCTATGGCGTCATGCTGCGTAAATACAACCTGAAGACCCTCTCCGAGCGTTGGGACAAGCCCGGCGAATCCCTCAACCACTGCATGTTCGGCCAGGTACAGGAATGGTTCCAGGGCCATCTCCTAGGCATCCGCCAGGCCGACACCAGCGTCGGGTTCGAGCACCTGCGCATCGCCCCGAACCCCGTGGGCGATCTTGCCCACGCCGAAGGCTACTTCGACGGACCCCGAGGCCGCATCGATGTGCGATGGGAGCGGAGTCCCGGACATTTCCTGCTGGAAGTAACGATTCCACCAAACACCACTGCCGATCTCATCATCCCCCAGCACCTCGGTGCGCCGGGCATCACGCCCGAGCTCCCGCGAAGGACTGAAAACGCATCGAATGTGTTCTCCGCCGGACCGGGCCATTATACAATCGACTGTGGAACCCAGTGA
- the rlmN gene encoding 23S rRNA (adenine(2503)-C(2))-methyltransferase RlmN, protein MKLALSDLSKAELAERLGLKPFQGRQLFQWIHQKRVFDFAAMTNLSKELRERLEAEAVASQLELVEMQVSKLTGTKKALFRLHDGETIESVLIRDRKRATICVSSQVGCALKCDFCATGLAGFTRNLSPGEIAEQVLYMLRDENIEERTPNIVYMGMGEPMRNYDNVTASIRLLMDEDGVGIGARKITVSTAGEVKEIERFTGEDWQVRLSVSLHAANNELRSRLVPLNRKYPLERLHQALRTYTERAERQLTFEWTMLNGVNDTPECARELLEYCMGIKVSINLIPWNPVSGLPYTPSPMAACLRFQKILEHGGLTVTVRREKGQDIDAACGQLRRTHGAA, encoded by the coding sequence ATGAAACTGGCCCTCAGCGATCTTAGCAAGGCCGAACTGGCGGAACGCCTTGGCCTGAAACCCTTCCAGGGACGCCAGCTCTTTCAATGGATCCACCAGAAGCGGGTCTTCGACTTTGCCGCCATGACCAACCTCTCCAAGGAACTGCGCGAACGACTGGAGGCCGAAGCCGTCGCCTCCCAGTTGGAGCTCGTGGAGATGCAGGTCTCCAAATTGACCGGCACGAAAAAAGCCCTCTTCCGCCTCCACGACGGCGAGACCATCGAGTCCGTGCTTATCCGCGATAGAAAGCGCGCCACCATCTGCGTGTCGTCGCAGGTGGGCTGCGCCCTCAAGTGCGACTTCTGCGCCACGGGCCTCGCCGGCTTCACGCGCAACCTCAGCCCCGGCGAGATCGCCGAGCAGGTCCTCTACATGCTCCGCGACGAAAATATAGAAGAGCGCACGCCCAACATCGTTTACATGGGCATGGGCGAGCCCATGCGCAACTACGACAACGTGACCGCCAGTATTCGACTGCTCATGGACGAAGACGGCGTGGGCATCGGCGCGCGCAAGATCACCGTCTCCACCGCGGGCGAAGTGAAAGAGATCGAGCGCTTCACCGGCGAAGACTGGCAGGTCCGCCTCAGCGTGTCGCTCCATGCCGCCAACAACGAACTCCGTTCCCGCCTCGTTCCCCTCAACCGCAAATACCCTTTGGAACGGCTCCATCAGGCCCTGCGCACCTACACCGAGCGCGCCGAGCGCCAACTGACCTTCGAATGGACCATGCTTAATGGCGTCAATGATACCCCCGAATGCGCCCGCGAACTCCTCGAATACTGCATGGGGATCAAAGTTTCCATCAACCTCATTCCCTGGAACCCTGTCTCCGGACTGCCCTACACACCCTCGCCCATGGCCGCCTGCCTGCGCTTCCAGAAGATTCTGGAGCACGGCGGACTTACCGTCACGGTCCGCCGCGAAAAAGGTCAGGACATCGATGCCGCCTGCGGCCAACTCAGAAGAACCCACGGGGCGGCGTAG
- the rpmB gene encoding 50S ribosomal protein L28, with amino-acid sequence MARVCEYSGKRPHTGNTVVRRGKAKKGGGIGLNVTGISKRRWKPNLQTIRVVDENGRVHKVKVCARYIKAGKFTKYPRGSRKAALAASGS; translated from the coding sequence ATGGCACGAGTTTGTGAATACAGCGGAAAGCGCCCCCACACGGGCAACACGGTCGTCCGTCGCGGTAAGGCGAAGAAGGGCGGCGGTATCGGTCTTAACGTGACCGGCATCTCCAAGCGCCGCTGGAAGCCGAATCTTCAGACGATCCGCGTGGTCGATGAGAATGGCCGGGTACACAAGGTGAAGGTTTGCGCGCGCTACATCAAGGCCGGCAAGTTCACCAAGTATCCCCGTGGCAGCCGCAAGGCCGCTCTGGCCGCTTCCGGTTCCTGA
- a CDS encoding general secretion pathway protein GspK, whose amino-acid sequence MNRAREGFVLVSVLWVVALLTVITLSYHHRARLEVQASRYSLDSSQAMLAARGAVERGILDLRNKSLLDQLAARPGMPEGAPLVSLGQPWARGGELYGEDGLLEAGETFREDSVGYTIKDLERFVNINTAPEAVLEKLPGISRPVARQIQFRRSGADDAGAPSGAGRVSFQDIAELRGLRGISDEDWLGGGRDGALRDLITTFGDGRVNVNTASRDVLRVLPDVDEKAVEALVAVRNGTDGQAGTADDRGWSDWDSFATETGIQGGALQSLKQLCKFDSSYFKIEGVATRRGGRIRSACAAVVHVTGESGVATLISWTEEPLGAQ is encoded by the coding sequence ATGAATCGCGCGCGCGAAGGATTCGTGCTCGTCAGCGTGCTCTGGGTTGTGGCGCTCCTGACGGTGATTACCCTTTCCTATCACCATAGGGCGCGGCTCGAAGTCCAGGCATCGCGCTACAGCCTGGATTCGAGCCAGGCGATGCTGGCGGCCCGCGGCGCGGTGGAGCGGGGTATTCTGGATTTGCGAAACAAATCTCTGCTTGATCAACTGGCCGCCCGCCCCGGCATGCCCGAAGGGGCCCCCCTGGTGTCGCTGGGGCAGCCCTGGGCGCGGGGCGGCGAACTCTACGGTGAGGATGGGCTGCTGGAGGCCGGGGAGACTTTTCGCGAAGATTCCGTGGGCTACACGATTAAAGATCTCGAGCGTTTCGTGAACATCAACACCGCCCCGGAGGCCGTGTTGGAAAAACTGCCGGGCATCAGCCGACCCGTGGCCCGCCAGATACAATTTCGCCGCAGTGGCGCGGATGACGCCGGGGCGCCATCCGGGGCCGGTCGCGTGTCTTTCCAGGATATCGCGGAGCTCAGGGGCTTACGCGGCATCAGCGACGAGGACTGGCTCGGCGGCGGGCGCGACGGGGCACTGCGGGACCTGATAACGACCTTTGGCGATGGCCGGGTCAACGTGAACACGGCGTCTCGTGACGTGCTCCGCGTATTGCCGGATGTCGACGAGAAGGCCGTGGAGGCGCTCGTGGCGGTGCGCAACGGGACCGATGGCCAGGCGGGGACGGCGGATGATCGGGGCTGGAGTGACTGGGATTCCTTTGCCACCGAGACGGGTATTCAAGGAGGGGCCCTCCAGTCCCTCAAGCAACTTTGCAAGTTCGATTCATCCTACTTTAAGATCGAAGGGGTGGCGACCCGGCGCGGGGGCAGGATCCGGTCGGCCTGTGCCGCGGTGGTTCACGTCACCGGTGAATCCGGTGTCGCAACGCTTATTTCCTGGACGGAGGAACCCCTTGGCGCGCAGTGA